The Halalkalibacter krulwichiae genome has a segment encoding these proteins:
- a CDS encoding DHH family phosphoesterase, which produces MPKFLMRRWHGYHVITLFIVAVIFTSILIWYQWKIGVIGLFLIGVVAIYAVQARISFERDLEKYISTLSYRVSKAGEDAITNMPIGILLYNEEREIQWANPYISLYIASDVIGKSLEEINEELLDLANSDDNSKLIEMGDLTFLVSLEKDERLMYFQDVTLIEKTKARYEEVQTVIAFILLDNYDEVTQGIEDQVRSRLVSQVTLALNSWANKNEVFLRRTASDRFIAVMNNQSLNKVEANRFDILDEIRDLTGKEKLPITLSIGVGTGEDSLRELGLLAQSSLDLALGRGGDQVAIKKKNGKVTFYGGKSNALEKRTRVRARVISHALRDFVLESEKVYIMGHKQPDMDAIGAAIGVQKIAEVNGKEASIIFDYHDIGHDVQKLMEEVENHDDLWSKFITPTDALEEVTPGTLLIIVDTHKPSLVIEPKLLTEVERIIVLDHHRRGEEFIKDPVLVYMEPYASSTAELVTELLEYQPKKLKMDRLEATAMLAGIIVDTKSFAVRTGARTFDAASFLRSNGADTTLVQTLLKEDLEQYVTRAKLIETAEYYRNGLAIAMADEGESYSQVVIAQAADTLLTMKGTIASFVISMRKDGIISISARSLGEVNVQLIMERLNGGGHLTNAATQLKDVTLDEAKEQLQAAIDDYLEGGKQK; this is translated from the coding sequence ATGCCAAAGTTCTTAATGAGACGGTGGCACGGCTACCACGTCATTACCCTTTTTATCGTTGCGGTTATATTTACATCTATTTTAATATGGTATCAATGGAAAATTGGTGTAATTGGTTTATTTTTGATAGGAGTAGTAGCGATCTATGCCGTGCAAGCGAGAATCTCCTTTGAACGTGATCTTGAAAAGTATATTTCGACGCTTTCTTATCGAGTCTCAAAAGCTGGAGAAGATGCGATTACCAATATGCCAATTGGGATCCTTTTGTATAATGAAGAACGTGAAATTCAATGGGCAAACCCATATATTTCATTGTATATTGCTAGTGATGTCATCGGAAAAAGTCTTGAAGAAATTAATGAAGAGCTGCTGGATTTAGCTAATAGTGATGATAACAGTAAATTAATTGAAATGGGCGATCTTACCTTTCTTGTTTCATTAGAGAAAGATGAAAGGTTGATGTATTTTCAAGATGTCACACTTATTGAAAAGACGAAAGCACGGTATGAAGAAGTACAAACGGTCATTGCCTTTATTCTTCTTGATAATTATGATGAAGTGACTCAAGGAATAGAAGATCAAGTTCGCAGTCGGTTAGTTAGCCAAGTAACATTAGCGCTAAACAGCTGGGCGAATAAAAATGAAGTCTTTTTAAGAAGGACTGCGTCAGATCGGTTTATTGCTGTTATGAACAATCAATCTTTAAATAAAGTCGAAGCGAATCGTTTTGATATCCTTGATGAAATTCGCGACCTGACAGGAAAAGAAAAATTACCGATCACATTAAGTATTGGGGTCGGGACAGGGGAGGACTCATTGCGTGAGCTCGGTTTATTAGCTCAGTCTAGTCTAGACTTAGCACTGGGACGCGGTGGAGACCAAGTAGCTATCAAGAAGAAAAACGGAAAGGTGACGTTCTATGGTGGGAAGTCGAACGCATTAGAAAAGCGTACGAGGGTAAGAGCTCGGGTGATTTCACATGCGTTACGTGATTTTGTACTTGAAAGTGAAAAAGTATATATAATGGGCCATAAACAACCTGATATGGATGCAATTGGTGCAGCAATTGGTGTTCAAAAGATTGCTGAGGTAAATGGCAAAGAGGCTTCTATCATTTTCGACTATCATGATATTGGTCACGATGTCCAAAAATTAATGGAAGAAGTCGAGAATCACGATGACCTTTGGTCAAAATTTATTACCCCTACAGATGCTTTGGAGGAAGTGACTCCAGGTACACTTTTGATTATAGTGGATACCCATAAGCCATCACTCGTTATTGAACCTAAACTTTTAACAGAAGTAGAACGAATCATTGTCTTGGACCATCACCGTCGAGGAGAAGAATTTATTAAAGATCCGGTCCTTGTCTATATGGAACCATACGCATCATCTACAGCAGAACTGGTAACGGAGCTACTGGAATATCAACCGAAAAAGTTGAAAATGGATCGTCTTGAGGCGACTGCGATGCTAGCTGGTATAATTGTTGATACGAAAAGCTTTGCTGTTCGTACTGGCGCGAGGACGTTTGATGCAGCTTCTTTCTTAAGGTCGAATGGGGCCGATACAACACTTGTTCAAACTTTGTTGAAAGAGGATTTAGAACAATATGTAACACGAGCAAAACTAATTGAGACAGCAGAATACTATCGGAATGGACTAGCCATTGCAATGGCTGATGAGGGAGAGTCCTATAGTCAGGTTGTAATAGCCCAAGCTGCTGATACGCTTTTAACGATGAAAGGAACGATTGCTTCTTTTGTGATTTCAATGCGCAAAGATGGAATCATTAGCATTAGTGCTCGGTCCTTAGGAGAAGTAAATGTTCAATTGATTATGGAACGTTTAAATGGGGGAGGGCATTTAACCAATGCAGCAACTCAGCTCAAAGATGTAACGTTAGATGAAGCAAAGGAACAGCTTCAGGCTGCAATTGATGATTATTTAGAAGGGGGAAAACAAAAATGA
- the dnaB gene encoding replicative DNA helicase, whose protein sequence is MSDLFADRTPPQNIEAEQAVLGAIFLADEALVTASERLLPDDFYRAAHQRIYQVMLDLAEKGEPVDLVTVTSELQNRKWLEEIGGVAYLSDLANAVPTAANVDYYSRIVEEKSVLRRLIKVATNIAADGYASEEEVDTILTEAEKTILDVSQRKNTSAFISIKDVLLETYDKIEELQNHSGEITGIPTGFVELDRMTAGFQRNDLIIVAARPSVGKTAFALNISQNVATRAGENVAIFSLEMGASQLVQRMLCAEGNIDAQRMRTGALNSEDWQKLTMAMGSLAKAGIYIDDTPGVKVNDIRAKCRRLKQEHGLGMIMIDYLQLIQGNGKAGENRQQEVSEISRTLKQIARELEVPVIALSQLSRGVESRQDKRPMMSDIRESGSIEQDADIVAFLYRDDYYDKETENQNIIEIIIAKQRNGPVGTVELAFVKEYNKFVNLDRRHDERDMPPGA, encoded by the coding sequence ATGAGTGACTTGTTTGCAGATCGAACGCCACCACAGAATATTGAAGCGGAGCAGGCGGTCTTGGGAGCTATCTTCTTAGCAGATGAGGCGCTTGTGACAGCGTCAGAACGTCTTTTGCCGGATGATTTTTATCGTGCTGCCCATCAGCGTATTTATCAAGTGATGTTGGATTTAGCTGAGAAAGGTGAGCCGGTTGATCTGGTCACTGTTACGTCAGAACTACAAAATCGCAAATGGCTTGAGGAAATTGGCGGAGTTGCCTACTTAAGTGACTTAGCTAACGCTGTACCGACAGCAGCCAATGTTGATTACTATAGTCGAATCGTTGAAGAAAAGTCTGTTTTGCGGAGATTGATTAAAGTAGCGACAAATATAGCGGCAGATGGCTATGCGAGTGAAGAAGAAGTCGATACGATCTTAACAGAAGCAGAAAAAACGATCTTGGACGTCTCTCAACGGAAAAACACGAGTGCTTTTATTTCTATTAAAGATGTTCTTCTTGAAACGTACGATAAGATTGAGGAGTTACAAAATCACTCAGGAGAAATTACGGGAATTCCAACAGGATTCGTCGAGCTTGACCGTATGACTGCAGGGTTCCAACGGAATGATTTGATCATTGTTGCAGCCCGTCCTTCGGTAGGGAAAACAGCTTTTGCGCTAAACATTTCACAAAACGTTGCAACAAGAGCAGGCGAAAATGTAGCAATCTTTAGTTTAGAGATGGGAGCAAGTCAACTTGTGCAGCGTATGCTTTGTGCAGAAGGGAATATTGATGCACAACGCATGAGAACAGGAGCCCTGAACTCAGAAGATTGGCAGAAGCTAACGATGGCAATGGGAAGCCTTGCGAAAGCTGGTATTTATATAGATGATACACCTGGTGTTAAAGTGAATGATATTCGTGCGAAATGCCGACGTCTTAAACAAGAGCACGGTTTAGGCATGATTATGATTGATTACTTGCAGCTTATTCAAGGAAACGGAAAAGCGGGTGAGAATAGACAGCAGGAAGTTTCAGAGATTTCCCGTACACTGAAACAAATTGCACGTGAGCTGGAAGTTCCAGTTATTGCATTGTCTCAGTTATCACGTGGAGTTGAATCAAGACAAGATAAACGTCCAATGATGTCTGATATTCGAGAATCGGGAAGTATTGAGCAGGATGCTGATATCGTTGCTTTCTTATATCGTGATGACTATTATGATAAAGAGACGGAAAACCAAAATATTATTGAAATTATTATTGCTAAGCAACGTAATGGTCCAGTAGGAACGGTTGAGTTAGCCTTTGTTAAGGAATATAATAAATTCGTGAATTTAGATAGACGACATGATGAACGAGATATGCCTCCAGGTGCTTAA
- the rplI gene encoding 50S ribosomal protein L9, with the protein MKVIFLADVKGKGKKGETKNVPDGYARNYLLPNNLAVEATAGNLKDLQAKNKSQQKKAEEELEQAKAYKEELEAITIEIKAKAGEGGRLFGAISTKQIAETLKKMKKKVDKRKIQLNEPIRALGYTNVPIKIHPEVIATVKVHVVEEK; encoded by the coding sequence ATGAAAGTAATTTTCTTAGCTGATGTAAAAGGGAAAGGGAAAAAGGGAGAGACGAAAAATGTCCCTGATGGTTACGCAAGAAACTATTTATTACCGAATAATCTTGCTGTTGAGGCAACAGCAGGTAATTTAAAAGACTTACAAGCAAAAAATAAGAGTCAACAAAAGAAGGCTGAAGAAGAACTTGAGCAAGCAAAAGCATATAAAGAAGAATTAGAAGCAATTACAATTGAAATCAAAGCTAAAGCTGGAGAAGGTGGACGTTTGTTCGGAGCTATTTCCACAAAGCAAATCGCTGAAACACTTAAAAAAATGAAAAAGAAGGTAGATAAGCGTAAAATCCAATTAAATGAACCGATCCGCGCATTGGGTTATACGAATGTACCAATTAAAATCCACCCAGAAGTTATCGCGACAGTAAAAGTACACGTTGTAGAAGAAAAATAA
- the rpsF gene encoding 30S ribosomal protein S6 yields MRKYEIMYIIAPNLEEAATKEVVERFNNVLTTNGAEIEKVNEMGKRRLAYEINDYREGFYVLLNVQANSEAIDEFNRLIKINDNVIRVLVTKDEE; encoded by the coding sequence ATGCGTAAGTACGAAATTATGTACATTATCGCTCCAAACCTAGAAGAAGCAGCTACTAAAGAAGTTGTTGAGCGTTTTAATAACGTTTTAACTACAAATGGTGCTGAAATCGAAAAGGTTAACGAGATGGGTAAGCGTCGTTTAGCATATGAAATCAACGATTACCGTGAAGGTTTCTACGTGCTTTTAAATGTACAAGCTAACTCTGAAGCGATTGACGAATTTAACCGTCTTATCAAGATCAACGATAATGTTATCCGTGTTCTTGTAACAAAAGACGAAGAATAA
- a CDS encoding GntP family permease, whose amino-acid sequence MSDQLLILIALAGIFLLLFLVIRTKLHAFVALLLVSLIVGILAGMPLEEVINSMQSGMGGTLGFVAVVVGLGAMFGQMLEVSGGAERLARTMIQKFGEGRAQWALGITGFLVAIPVFFDVGFIILVPIVYGLAKKTGRSLLYYGIPLLAGLAVTHSFIPPTPGPIAVADLIGAEIGWVILFGAIAGVPAMIISGPLFAKYISKRLHVVVPDYMNLEEVEYDKELPSFKLISAIILTPLVLILLNTFSGFLLEEGHIVRAIFTFLGHPFVALTIATLLTFVFLGTKRGYSRQEVHDIANKALEPAGIIILVTGAGGVFKQVLIDSGVGDVLGNMMAGSALPPLLLAFLIAAAVRVAQGSATVSMVTAAGLMAPLISILQLEGPVLGLMVIAIASGATVLSHVNDSGFWLVGRYFGLTVKDTLKTWTVMETLIGLVGLTVALILGMFII is encoded by the coding sequence ATGTCTGATCAATTATTAATTCTTATTGCATTAGCAGGGATCTTTCTTCTTTTATTTTTAGTAATTCGTACGAAACTGCATGCATTCGTTGCATTACTATTAGTTAGTTTAATAGTTGGGATTCTAGCAGGAATGCCTTTAGAAGAAGTCATAAATTCGATGCAAAGTGGTATGGGAGGAACGCTGGGTTTTGTCGCGGTTGTTGTTGGTTTAGGGGCAATGTTCGGTCAAATGCTTGAAGTATCAGGTGGAGCAGAACGATTAGCTCGAACAATGATTCAAAAATTTGGAGAAGGAAGAGCGCAATGGGCGTTAGGGATAACAGGTTTTCTTGTTGCAATTCCTGTCTTCTTTGATGTTGGCTTTATTATATTAGTTCCTATTGTTTATGGCTTGGCAAAGAAAACCGGCAGATCACTATTATATTATGGAATACCACTGTTAGCAGGGTTAGCCGTTACTCATAGTTTTATTCCTCCTACACCAGGGCCGATAGCGGTTGCTGATTTAATTGGTGCGGAGATTGGCTGGGTTATTTTATTTGGTGCGATCGCAGGTGTTCCAGCAATGATTATCTCGGGGCCATTATTTGCAAAGTACATATCTAAACGATTACATGTAGTCGTTCCTGATTATATGAACTTAGAAGAAGTAGAGTATGATAAAGAGCTTCCGAGTTTTAAATTAATTTCAGCTATCATTTTAACTCCTTTAGTATTAATTCTTTTAAATACGTTTTCTGGGTTCCTATTAGAGGAAGGTCATATCGTTCGCGCTATATTTACGTTCCTAGGACACCCATTCGTTGCATTAACAATTGCAACGTTGTTAACGTTTGTCTTTCTGGGAACAAAACGTGGCTACTCACGCCAAGAAGTTCATGACATCGCCAATAAAGCATTAGAGCCTGCCGGGATAATTATCCTAGTAACAGGTGCTGGTGGAGTGTTTAAGCAAGTTCTGATTGATTCTGGTGTAGGTGATGTGCTTGGAAATATGATGGCAGGGTCTGCACTTCCGCCACTATTGCTTGCCTTTTTAATTGCTGCAGCAGTTCGTGTGGCGCAAGGTTCAGCTACTGTCTCAATGGTAACGGCTGCGGGATTAATGGCTCCGTTAATTTCAATTTTACAGTTGGAAGGACCGGTTCTTGGTCTAATGGTTATTGCAATTGCATCAGGGGCCACGGTTCTGTCACACGTTAATGATTCTGGGTTCTGGTTAGTCGGACGCTATTTTGGCTTAACGGTAAAAGATACACTAAAAACATGGACTGTTATGGAAACTTTAATTGGTTTGGTAGGATTAACAGTAGCACTGATTTTAGGGATGTTCATCATTTAA
- a CDS encoding MurR/RpiR family transcriptional regulator, whose translation MKERQQPCLVSIRSQYPRFSVTERKIADYILINPTKIIHSSINQIAEDLNVADSTVFRFCKRVGFKGYQAMKIALASEIVTPLQDVHEDIEEEDSVKAIASKVFKSNIKTIEDSLVVLDEEQLEQAVNTILAAETTYFFGSGGSSIIALDAFHKLVRTGIKVQTFSDSHFQQMVASQMTENDCAVFISHSGASKEVLHALNIVKSTGAKMIGITNYAKSPLSTGVDIPLYTMSEETEFRSEALSSRIAQLSVIDALDVNILLRRGSEGQKALNKMREAISVKRI comes from the coding sequence ATGAAAGAGCGCCAACAACCTTGTTTAGTGAGCATTCGCTCTCAATATCCTCGATTTAGTGTGACTGAAAGAAAAATTGCCGACTATATTCTAATCAATCCGACAAAAATCATTCATTCGTCCATAAATCAAATAGCAGAAGATTTAAACGTTGCTGATTCAACTGTATTTCGTTTTTGCAAACGCGTCGGCTTTAAAGGCTACCAAGCAATGAAAATTGCTTTAGCATCTGAGATCGTTACACCTTTACAAGATGTCCATGAGGATATTGAAGAAGAAGATTCCGTTAAAGCCATAGCATCAAAGGTGTTTAAATCAAATATAAAAACAATAGAAGATTCATTGGTCGTATTAGATGAGGAGCAACTCGAGCAAGCAGTAAATACGATTTTAGCTGCGGAGACAACTTACTTCTTTGGAAGCGGCGGCTCCAGTATTATTGCACTAGATGCCTTTCACAAATTAGTGAGGACCGGTATTAAAGTACAAACTTTTAGCGACAGTCACTTTCAACAAATGGTCGCATCGCAAATGACTGAAAATGATTGTGCTGTTTTCATTTCACACTCTGGAGCATCAAAAGAAGTGCTCCATGCTCTAAATATAGTCAAATCGACAGGTGCAAAGATGATTGGTATAACAAATTATGCGAAATCGCCACTAAGTACTGGTGTCGACATTCCGCTCTATACTATGTCAGAAGAGACCGAATTTCGTTCAGAAGCACTTTCATCACGAATTGCCCAGCTTTCTGTTATCGATGCTCTTGACGTCAATATTTTATTAAGAAGAGGCAGCGAAGGACAAAAGGCACTAAACAAAATGCGTGAAGCAATATCAGTAAAAAGAATATAA
- the rpsR gene encoding 30S ribosomal protein S18, with amino-acid sequence MARRGRPKRRKVCFFTVNKITKIDYKDTDLLKRFISERGKILPRRVTGTSAKYQRQLTIAIKRARQIALLPYVNEVN; translated from the coding sequence ATGGCTCGTCGTGGTCGTCCAAAGCGTCGTAAAGTTTGTTTCTTCACAGTAAACAAAATTACGAAAATCGATTACAAAGATACGGATCTTCTAAAACGTTTCATTTCTGAGCGTGGTAAAATCTTACCTCGTCGTGTAACTGGAACTTCAGCGAAGTACCAACGTCAATTAACTATCGCTATCAAGCGTGCTCGTCAAATCGCTTTATTGCCATATGTTAATGAAGTTAACTAA
- a CDS encoding adenylosuccinate synthase — protein MSSVVVVGTQWGDEGKGKITDYLSEKAEVVARYQGGNNAGHTIVFNGEKYKLHLIPSGIFYKDKSCVIGNGMVIDPKALVEELAYLHERNVDTSNLRISNRAHVILPYHLKLDIVEEERKGANKIGTTKKGIGPAYMDKAARIGIRMADLLDKEVFEEKLERNLAEKNRLFEKYYEVDGFTKEEILEEYYEYGQQVAKYVVDTSVVLNDALDEGRRVLFEGAQGVMLDIDQGTYPFVTSSNPIAGGVTIGSGVGPSKINHVVGVSKAYTTRVGDGPFPTELHDEIGDLIREVGREYGTTTGRPRRVGWFDSVVVRHARRVSGLTDLSLNSIDVLTGIKTLKICTAYKYRGEVVEEFPASLKVLAECEPVYEELPGWEEDITGVKTLDELPANARHYIERVSQLTGIPLTIFSVGPDRNQTNLVRGVFA, from the coding sequence ATGTCATCAGTTGTTGTTGTTGGTACACAGTGGGGTGATGAAGGGAAAGGAAAGATCACTGATTATCTTTCTGAAAAGGCTGAAGTTGTTGCCCGTTACCAAGGTGGAAATAACGCAGGACATACGATTGTATTTAATGGAGAGAAATACAAGCTTCATTTAATTCCATCAGGGATCTTTTATAAAGACAAAAGCTGTGTAATCGGAAACGGTATGGTTATTGATCCGAAAGCACTTGTCGAAGAGTTAGCATACCTCCATGAGCGTAATGTGGATACTAGCAACCTTCGTATTAGTAACCGTGCACACGTAATTCTTCCTTATCACTTGAAATTAGATATCGTTGAAGAAGAACGTAAAGGTGCTAACAAAATTGGTACAACGAAAAAAGGAATCGGGCCAGCTTATATGGATAAAGCAGCTCGTATTGGGATCCGTATGGCCGATTTACTTGATAAAGAAGTTTTTGAAGAAAAGCTAGAACGTAACCTTGCTGAAAAGAACCGTCTATTTGAGAAATATTATGAAGTTGACGGGTTTACAAAGGAAGAAATTCTAGAGGAGTATTATGAGTATGGCCAACAGGTTGCCAAATACGTAGTTGACACGTCTGTCGTTTTAAATGATGCGTTAGATGAAGGACGTCGTGTGCTTTTTGAGGGCGCTCAAGGGGTTATGCTTGATATTGATCAAGGTACTTATCCATTCGTTACGTCATCTAACCCAATTGCAGGTGGAGTTACAATTGGCTCTGGTGTAGGTCCTTCTAAAATTAATCATGTTGTTGGTGTCTCAAAAGCTTATACGACACGTGTAGGTGATGGTCCATTCCCAACTGAATTACATGATGAAATTGGTGACTTAATCCGTGAAGTAGGAAGAGAATACGGTACAACAACTGGTCGTCCACGCCGTGTAGGCTGGTTTGATAGCGTGGTTGTTCGTCATGCTCGTCGTGTAAGTGGATTAACGGATTTATCATTAAACTCAATTGATGTTTTAACAGGTATTAAAACATTAAAGATTTGTACAGCTTATAAATACCGTGGTGAAGTCGTTGAAGAATTCCCAGCAAGTCTTAAAGTTCTAGCTGAGTGTGAACCAGTATATGAAGAACTTCCAGGTTGGGAAGAAGACATCACAGGAGTAAAAACGTTAGACGAACTTCCTGCTAATGCTCGTCACTACATTGAGCGAGTATCCCAATTAACAGGCATTCCATTAACCATTTTCTCCGTAGGCCCAGACCGCAACCAAACAAACCTAGTTCGTGGAGTATTTGCATAG
- the ssb gene encoding single-stranded DNA-binding protein — MLNRVVLVGRLTRDPELRYTPNGVAVANFTLAVNRAFSNQQGERDADFINCVIWRKQAENVANYLKKGSLAGVDGRIQTRSYDNNEGKRVFITEVVAESVQFLEPRGSSNSNQGQGFGGGSPGFSGNDFGQQNQNQNQNRPSGGFNDDPFANDGKPIDISDDDLPF, encoded by the coding sequence ATGCTAAACCGAGTCGTGCTAGTTGGGCGCTTAACACGTGACCCAGAACTGCGTTACACACCAAATGGTGTAGCAGTTGCCAATTTTACATTAGCGGTAAACCGTGCATTTTCTAATCAGCAAGGCGAACGTGATGCGGATTTTATAAACTGTGTCATATGGCGTAAGCAGGCGGAAAATGTCGCAAACTATTTAAAAAAGGGTAGTTTAGCGGGTGTAGACGGCCGCATTCAAACACGAAGCTATGATAATAATGAAGGAAAACGTGTCTTCATTACAGAAGTTGTAGCTGAGAGTGTTCAATTCCTTGAACCTCGCGGAAGCAGCAATTCAAATCAAGGCCAAGGGTTTGGTGGTGGAAGTCCTGGTTTTAGCGGAAATGACTTCGGACAGCAGAATCAGAATCAAAATCAAAACCGTCCTTCTGGTGGATTTAATGATGATCCATTTGCGAATGATGGCAAACCGATTGATATTTCGGATGATGATTTGCCGTTCTAA
- the gnd gene encoding phosphogluconate dehydrogenase (NAD(+)-dependent, decarboxylating) encodes MQVGMIGLGKMGYQLTLNLLDKKHDVVAYDVNTELIEKAAKDGATVVKTIERLIRNLNKPRTVWMMVPAGEITESVFQEVLSYLEEGDRLIDGGNAHYQDSLKRSEVCKDKGVFFFDCGTSGGVEGARNGACTMIGGDEQVFTEIEPIFRDLTVENGYLYAGEVGSGHFLKMVHNGIEYGMMQAIAEGFELLEKSQFNYDYEKVAKVWNNGSVIRSWLMELTENAFAKDEKLEGIKGVMHSSGEGKWTVETALDLQTPAPVITLALMMRYRSLADDTFTGKVVAALRNEFGGHAVERSEYK; translated from the coding sequence ATGCAGGTTGGAATGATTGGATTAGGGAAGATGGGTTATCAATTAACACTTAACCTTTTAGATAAAAAACATGATGTGGTTGCTTATGATGTGAATACTGAACTAATTGAAAAGGCAGCAAAAGACGGAGCAACGGTAGTTAAAACGATTGAACGGTTAATTAGAAATCTTAATAAGCCAAGGACGGTATGGATGATGGTTCCGGCTGGTGAGATAACAGAATCTGTTTTTCAAGAAGTACTTTCCTACTTAGAAGAGGGAGATCGACTCATTGACGGCGGGAATGCGCATTATCAAGATTCTTTAAAACGTAGTGAAGTGTGTAAAGATAAAGGTGTTTTCTTTTTCGATTGTGGGACGAGTGGCGGAGTGGAAGGAGCACGAAATGGAGCTTGTACGATGATCGGCGGGGATGAACAAGTTTTCACTGAAATTGAGCCTATTTTTCGTGATTTGACAGTAGAAAATGGGTATTTATATGCAGGTGAAGTAGGAAGTGGCCATTTTTTGAAAATGGTACATAACGGAATCGAGTACGGTATGATGCAAGCGATTGCAGAGGGGTTTGAACTTCTAGAGAAAAGTCAGTTCAATTATGACTACGAGAAAGTTGCTAAAGTGTGGAATAATGGGTCGGTTATTCGGTCATGGTTAATGGAACTGACTGAAAATGCTTTCGCTAAGGATGAGAAATTAGAAGGCATTAAGGGAGTTATGCATTCATCTGGAGAAGGAAAATGGACGGTCGAGACAGCACTAGATTTACAGACGCCTGCTCCTGTTATTACTCTTGCATTGATGATGAGGTATCGCTCTTTAGCAGATGACACTTTTACTGGCAAGGTCGTTGCTGCATTGCGTAATGAGTTTGGAGGACACGCAGTCGAGAGGTCAGAATACAAGTAA
- a CDS encoding YybS family protein — protein MKNTRTLTEGALLASVFAVILLLTTYVPFVGIITVWALPVPFVIFTVRRGLKPGLMLWVVSLLLAFLIGGLVTVPTAFIFGSAGLVIGELYRRKLSGFSVLIGAGLIYTFNMLLIFLALVFVVGENPMQLAVDLTREQLEFAESTLGSFGQGEDQLAMMLEMIDTLVYLAPVMIVGVGITLAVITKLISYYVLKRLGHEVSALPAFRNWSFPKAFLWYYLIILILAMVGAEEGTMLFLVIWNLLPLLEIVVAVQGFAVIFYYFHQKKVAKVVPILIVATAILIPPLLYIVRIIGIIDLGFDLRKRMNGQKK, from the coding sequence GTGAAGAATACAAGAACACTAACAGAAGGTGCACTTCTTGCCTCTGTTTTTGCAGTAATCTTATTACTGACAACATATGTTCCTTTTGTGGGGATCATTACGGTTTGGGCGTTGCCTGTTCCGTTTGTTATTTTTACAGTTCGACGAGGTTTAAAGCCAGGACTTATGCTGTGGGTTGTTTCCTTGTTATTAGCTTTTCTGATTGGAGGACTTGTTACGGTTCCAACTGCTTTTATTTTTGGTAGTGCGGGATTGGTTATAGGAGAGCTCTACCGCCGTAAACTATCTGGTTTTTCAGTACTAATAGGTGCTGGTTTGATTTATACTTTTAACATGCTTCTTATTTTCTTAGCCCTCGTATTTGTAGTTGGTGAGAACCCGATGCAATTAGCAGTTGATTTAACAAGAGAACAACTGGAATTTGCAGAATCAACATTAGGGTCGTTTGGGCAAGGAGAAGACCAGTTAGCTATGATGCTTGAGATGATTGATACTCTTGTCTACTTAGCACCTGTGATGATTGTTGGTGTAGGGATAACGCTAGCGGTCATAACGAAGCTTATTAGTTATTACGTTTTAAAACGTTTAGGTCATGAAGTATCTGCCTTACCTGCCTTTCGGAATTGGAGTTTCCCGAAAGCCTTTCTGTGGTATTACCTAATTATTTTAATTCTCGCAATGGTAGGAGCAGAAGAAGGAACAATGCTGTTTCTAGTTATATGGAATTTACTCCCTTTACTTGAAATAGTTGTTGCTGTCCAAGGTTTTGCGGTTATCTTTTATTACTTCCATCAAAAAAAGGTCGCGAAAGTAGTGCCGATTCTTATTGTCGCTACAGCTATATTAATCCCTCCTCTTTTATACATTGTAAGAATCATTGGGATTATCGATTTAGGCTTTGATCTGCGAAAACGTATGAACGGCCAGAAAAAATAG